gagtgtttgcttgcagcccggGGCTTGGGATTTTACAGAAGGGtagcttcctgttaaagtttgcagctatagggcaggccacctgtccatcatcattaggttccttagttccgcccccttttgggttttcagaagagaagggagccatttttaatcagtcacacacaaggaagctagtctataggacaCAGACAGCTTgtcccgtaggaaaagcttcattcctcagaATCATCCAGGGATCATCCAGGGAAATAGGAACTATAGAGTATACATtatctttgaatgcaattttcctgcttcttggcagggggttggatggcccatgacgtctcttccagctctgtgattctatgattccgcaCCCTTCATAAATACTGTTTCATCAGTGCATCTTTCAGACCAAAGTTCTCTCCACTCACAGAAGACAGAGCCCTTATGAAGGACATATGAGTTTTCTGGTGTCTATTCAACAGATATTGCCAAGGGAAGCCTCTTCCACATTCAAGGCACAATACGGTTTCTTTCCAGTATGGATTCTCTGGTGAGCAATAAAATATAACCTCTGTCGGAAGCATTTCCCACACTGAgaacattcatagggtttctgtcCAGTATGAATTCTTTGATACTTCTTCAAGCTGACTCCACAAACGTAAGACTTCCCACACTGAGAACATTCAAAGAGTTTCTCTCCAGCATGGATTCTTTGATGGTCCTTCAAGCTAGATCTCCAAGTGAAACACTTGCCACACTGAgaacattcatagggtttctctccagtatgaATTCGTTGATGTTCCTTCAAGCTAGATCTCCGAGTGAAACACTTGCCACACTGAgagcattcatagggtttctctccagtatgaATTCGTTGATGATTCTTCAAGCTACACCTCAAAGTGAATCGTTTGCCACACTGAGAGCATGTATAGTGTTTCATCCCAGTATGAATTACCTCACCTGATTATCTTTCCGGCTGAAGCATTTCTCGCACAGAGAACATTGGTGTGGCTTTTGTCCAGTGTGACTTTGCTGGTGGCGTTCCTGGTACCTTCTAGATTTGAAGTCATTCTCACTAGTAGCACATTTATGCAGTTTCTTTCCTGTAGGAACATTTTGGGATCTCTGTAaaggattagagagatgattggccaaaactaacaaaatgaagttcaacagggacaaatgcaagatactccacttaggcaggagaaaaatgaaatgcaaagatacagaatggggggcgatgcctggctcaacagcaccCTCCTCATGGGGAGGGtgaacgtgagccaacaatgtcatgcagcagcaaaaaaagccaatgggattttggcctgcataaaaagAAGTAATGTCTAGgtacagggaagtcatgctaccactcttggtcagatcacacttggaatattgtgtccacttctgggccccacaattgaaggaagatgttgactccaagctggaatgtgtccagagaaagagggtgactcaaatgatcaaaggtctggagaacaagccctatgaggaatggattaaaaagcagggcatgtttagccttcagaagaaaagcctgagaagagacatgatgagggccatgcataaatatgtgaggggaagtcatagggaggaaggagcaagcttgttttctgctctcctggagactaggacgcaatggaacaatggcttcaaactacaggaaaggagatcccacctgaacattaggaagaacttcctgactgtgagagctgttcagcagtggaactctctgccccagaatgtggtggaggctccttctttgaaggcttttaaacaggctggatggccataggtcggaggtgctttgaatgagattttcctgcttcttggcagaattggataggactggatggcccatgaggtctcttctaactcagtgattctatgatctctccTTCTGGAGAGGAAATGGAATCACTCAATCAGGGAAGGGTAGAGGGGAAAGAATCTGAACCTTGATACTCAGACATGCAAATGTTTTGGCAAGGCATATTTCAAACATGCAGTTTGTCAGCAAAACCAAAAATGAGGAATTAAACAGTCGTTATGACATACTGGATACCAAGATCAACCACAGATACATGAAACAAGTATTTTCTGGCaactgctctttatttacagtaaGACCCCCGGATGATACTTTCCTGGTTGAATTGCAGTTACATGAAATGGTAGATACAACCAAATTGCATTAAAACTACTTTTGTCAAACTTTTATTATGTACGGTTGTTTAATTAAGGTGAAATATTGCTCATAGTTTAAAGTTCTGGGTTTGGTGCAGAATGGAATGCTAAACAAGAGTTAAATGTACAGAGCAGTGATTTAATGCCTAAGAGCATACATAACCTTTGCTTAGTTCTTATTTTCATCACAGGTTACGGCAGCATGGAATCTGATAAGGAACAAGTCATTCGTTCTCGCAGCAATGTTAGGCGAGAAGCAAGATGCATCTGTAACTTCTCCTGTACATAAgttatgtttattgtttttgtagCTTTTagaaaataactaaataaatgtgtcacttcaaggctttgaagttAAATGAAGGCTGCACACTTTGTTTTTCTTCTGTGCCTCCTACAAGTTGCTCGGAGGCCGTATTTTTGACATATTATTGTCTATATATAACATTACTCTCCTATATGAATTCTCTGATGGAGAGTTAAAAGCGTACTCCGTCggaagcatttcccacacttagaacattcatagggtttctctccagtatgaATTCTTTGATGGCCCTTCAAGCTAGAACTCTGAGTGAAACACTTGCCACACTGAgaacattcatagggtttctctccagtatgaATTCTTTTATGTTCCTTCAAGCTAGCTCTCTGACTGAAACAACTGCCACACTGAgagcattcatagggtttctctcctgtatgaATTCTTTGATGGTCCTTCCAGCTAGATCTCTGAGTGAAGCACTTGCCACACTGagagcatttatagggtttctctccagtatgaATTCTTTGATGGTCCTTCAAGCTAGATCTCACAGTGAAGCACTTGCCACACTGAGAGCATGTGTAGTGTTTCATCCTAGTATGGATTACCTGGTGATTCTTTAAGCTAGATCTCCGAGTAAAACATTTGCCACACTGGCAGCATTTATAGGGGTTCACCTCAGTAAGGCTTCCCTGGTGCACCAGATTATTTTTCTCATCCTGAGAACTTTGGTGTGGCTTTTGTTGAGTGTGACTTTGCTGGTGGCTTGCTAGGTGCGCTCTAGATTCGAAGCCATTGTCACTAGCAGCACATTTCTGCAGTTTCCTTCCTGTAGGTACATTTTGGGATCTCTGTAAAGACTGTCTGTGGCTCGTGcttctttctccatcttcatGACATTCAGCATCTATCTTTCTTGGGTTCAGATCAGCAAACTCATCTGACACATTGTGGTATTTTCTCCCACACTTTGAGAACAAGGGCTTCCCCGTGTTTGTGGAGGCCTTGTTATCATCACCTATAATAGTTTTCGTGTGTTTCCTCTCTGTCTCCACTAACTTCTTCGACTCCTGACCTCTGAGCTGCTGTCTCATCGCTTCTGCTAGCGATGACTCTACCTGCTGAGATATCTTCATCTCGTTCCAAGAACCCATTTCATCacctgaagagagagaaagaggacatTTGTTTCTGTTCTGGCCACCGCTTTCCTAATGTGTGACATCTGGACTTTTCTCCTGGCATCTCTTGCTTTCTATCTGATTCAAAATATCTTTGCTCACCTTGGATCATTTAGGTGTATGTGTATCATTTAGGTGTACAATTCTGAGCTTTTTGCTTCAAAGAACAAAAGACTTCAAGACCATCAAAAGCTGC
This genomic interval from Anolis sagrei isolate rAnoSag1 chromosome 2, rAnoSag1.mat, whole genome shotgun sequence contains the following:
- the LOC137096452 gene encoding LOW QUALITY PROTEIN: zinc finger protein 3-like (The sequence of the model RefSeq protein was modified relative to this genomic sequence to represent the inferred CDS: inserted 1 base in 1 codon): MTLLAHVHPPHEEGAVEPGIAPHSVSLHFIFLLPKWSILHLSLLNFILLVLANHLSNPLQRSQNVPTGKKLHKCATSENDFKSRRYQERHQQSHTGQKPHQCSLCEKCFSRKDXSGEVIHTGMKHYTCSQCGKRFTLRCSLKNHQRIHTGEKPYECSQCGKCFTRRSSLKEHQRIHTGEKPYECSQCGKCFTWRSSLKDHQRIHAGEKLFECSQCGKSYVCGVSLKKYQRIHTGQKPYECSQCGKCFRQRLYFIAHQRIHTGKKPYCALNVEEASLGNIC
- the LOC132765891 gene encoding zinc finger and SCAN domain-containing protein 30-like isoform X1 encodes the protein MEELNTANLEQGTPRKRGTARSRDQSEYVTEEPMWKAPKEGNELPGERMQQLWEAQWQEFLKTLQSPSSPWGSLPPAQEMPWEDAKAFLASFEQVAKACRWPKEEWVAGLLPALSGEAEQAFQSLEAGDRNDYGKVKAAILRTEALGVELHRQHFRQFCCQEVEDPRRVYSQVQELCSRWLKPERRSKEQILELLVLEQFLASLPLDLQGWVRGAGPETCSQAVALAEDFLLRRQQEADSAKWQGLLDHKDIGTSLQSVEQSLSQPGQQTIFWQVLQEEGRSTQAFGEVKATSLKVEVSQHGGDELEERPGAVKLVYQGDGLLTTEMCGQRSDEMGSWNEMKISQQVESSLAEAMRQQLRGQESKKLVETERKHTKTIIGDDNKASTNTGKPLFSKCGRKYHNVSDEFADLNPRKIDAECHEDGERSTSHRQSLQRSQNVPTGRKLQKCAASDNGFESRAHLASHQQSHTQQKPHQSSQDEKNNLVHQGSLTEVNPYKCCQCGKCFTRRSSLKNHQVIHTRMKHYTCSQCGKCFTVRSSLKDHQRIHTGEKPYKCSQCGKCFTQRSSWKDHQRIHTGEKPYECSQCGSCFSQRASLKEHKRIHTGEKPYECSQCGKCFTQSSSLKGHQRIHTGEKPYECSKCGKCFRRSTLLTLHQRIHIGE